From a single Hemibagrus wyckioides isolate EC202008001 linkage group LG27, SWU_Hwy_1.0, whole genome shotgun sequence genomic region:
- the npb gene encoding neuropeptide B, with protein MMVLMMMRMAMRCAPERSVRSAVMLATVAVLLSCCPADAWYKQATGPSYYSVGRASGLLSGIRRSPYVRRSDTESVLDAGESTGNSVMPELSARHTPVLKNMAICIKDISPNLQSCEPMQDGWNTFRCRAEVLLALDSLDCLVA; from the exons atgatggtgctgatgatgatgaggatggcgATGAGGTGCGCGCCGGAGAGGTCCGTGAGGTCCGCGGTGATGCTCGCGACCGTCGCCGTGCTGCTCTCGTGCTGCCCCGCAGACGCCTGGTACAAGCAGGCCACCGGGCCAAGCTACTACTCCGTAGGCAGAGCCTCGGGTTTGCTGTCCGGCATCCGCAGGTCACCCTACGTCCGCAGGTCCGACACGGAGTCCGTGCTGGATGCAGGAGAGAGCACCGGAAACAGCGTGATGCCCGAGCTGAGCGCgagacacacacctgtcctGAAAAACATG gCCATCTGCATCAAGGACATTTCTCCGAACCTACAGAGCTGTGAGCCGATGCAGGACGGCTGGAACACGTTCCGGTGCAGGGCGGAAGTTCTGCTCGCGCTTGACTCGCTCGACTGCTTGGTGGCGTGA
- the gnav1 gene encoding guanine nucleotide binding protein (G protein) alpha v1 isoform X2, with translation MSVCLSFSLSVFLSVSQSACLSFCLSLNQHVCLSLNQPVWLSVCLSISQSVCLSLFQHVCLSLNQPVCLPVCLSISLSVCLSVSQSACLSVCLSLNQPVCLPVCLSISLSVFLSVSPSACLSFCLSLNQHVCLSLNQPVWLSACLSISLSVFLSVSQSVSLSVCLSFSMSVCLSISLSVSLSVSQSACLSFCLSLNQPVCLSACLSISMSVCLSISLSGFLPVSQSACLSFCLSLNQPVCLSVCLSISLSVCVCLSISLSVCVCLSISLSVSLSIHLSLCLSLSLSSFLFSSDQLIENNFLTLIQKQ, from the coding sequence atgtctgtctgtctctctttcagcctgtctgtctttctgtctgtctctcaatcagcctgtctgtctttctgcctgtctctcaatcagcatgtctgtctgtctctcaatcaGCCTGTCtggctttctgtctgtctctcaatcagtcagtctgtctgtctgtctctctttcagcatgtctgtctgtctctcaatcagcctgtctgtctccctgtctgtctctcaatcagcctgtctgtctgtctgtctgtctctcaatcagcctgtctgtctgtctgtctgtctctcaatcagcctgtctgtctccctgtctgtctctcaatcagcctgtctgtctttctgtctgtctctccatcagcctgtctgtctttctgcctgtctctcaatcagcatgtctgtctgtctctcaatcaGCCTGTCTGgctttctgcctgtctctcaatcagcctgtctgtctttctgtctgtctctcaatcagtcagtctgtctgtctgtctctctttcagcatgtctgtctgtctctcaatcagcctgtctgtctccctgtctgtctctcaatcagcctgtctgtctttctgtctgtctctcaatcagcctgtctgtctttctgcctgtctctcaatcagcatgtctgtctgtctctcaatcaGCCTGTCTGgctttctgcctgtctctcaatcagcctgtctgtctttctgcctgtctctcaatcagcctgtctgtttgtctgtctgtctctcaatcagtctgtctgtctgtgtctgtctctcaatcagcctgtctgtctgtgtctgtctctcaatcagcctgtctgtctctctatctatccatctgtctctctgtctctctctgtctctctcttcttttctcttctcttcagaTCAGTTGATTGAAAATAACTTTTTAACCCTCATTCAAAAGCAATGA
- the gnav1 gene encoding guanine nucleotide binding protein (G protein) alpha v1 isoform X1 — MGLCLGSEVTEEGKKAKLHSAEIDRELHEHARSEMNVVKVLLLGAAESGKSTLVKQMKIIHSNGFTKQELSSFKPAVLDNLLMSMKFVLHGMGVLRINLANSKNKVHAHSVLSCGRCFDEEQVLFPFISHALSCLWADQGVRSAAARGYEYELNDSALYFFENMTRIVSLDYVPTEMDVLRVRIRTTGVIETQFKVKHLVFRLYDVGGQRTERRKWISCFEDVRAVLFVVALSGYDMTLVEDPSMNRLQESLRLFSSICNNVFFRSTSMILFMNKIDLFQEKILHSGRHLRHYLPLYRGADCDVDSAARFIASMFVSQNATPRKLIYHHFTTATDTSNVQVVFQVVMDTIMKENLEAVSLL; from the exons ATGGGTCTGTGTTTGGGCTCCGAGGTCacggaggaaggaaagaaggcgAAACTTCACAGCGCGGAGATAGACCGCGAGCTCCACGAGCACGCGCGGAGTGAGATGAACGTGGTGAAGGTCCTGCTGCTGG gagctGCTGAGAGTGGTAAGAGCACACTGGTCAAACAGATGAAGATCATTCACAGCAATGGCTTCACCAAACAAGAGCTGAGCAGCTTCAAG CCGGCCGTGTTGGACAACCTGCTGATGTCCATGAAGTTTGTGCTGCACGGGATGGGCGTGCTCCGGATTAACCTGGCCAACAGCAAGAACAag GTCCATGCCCACTCTGTTCTGTCATGTGGGCGGTGCTTTGATGAAGAGCAGGTGCTTTTCCCATTCATAAGCCACGCCCTTTCCTGCCTGTGGGCGGATCAGGGGGTGCGGTCTGCGGCTGCACGAGGCTACGAGTATGAACTTAATGACTCTGCACTCTa ttttTTTGAGAACATGACCCGGATCGTGTCACTGGACTACGTTCCCACGGAGATGGACGTTCTGCGGGTCAGAATCCGGACCACAGGCGTGATTGAGACTCAGTTTAAAGTCAAGCACCTGGTGTTCAG GCTGTATGATGTCGGAGGCCAGCGGACGGAGAGGAGGAAGTGGATCAGCTGTTTTGAGGACGTCAGGGCCGTGCTGTTTGTAGTCGCGCTGAGCGGATACGACATGACGCTGGTGGAGGACCCTTCCATG aaccGACTGCAGGAGAGCCTCCGGCTGTTTTCCTCCATCTGCAACAACGTGTTCTTCAGGAGCACCTCCATG attttattCATGAACAAAATCGATCTTTTCCAAGAGAAGATCCTGCACTCGGGCCGTCACCTCAGACATTACCTGCCGCTCTACAGAG GTGCAGACTGTGATGTGGATTCTGCTGCTCGATTCATCGCCTCCATGTTCGTCTCTCAGAACGCCACGCCCCGGAAACTGATCTATCACCACTTCACCACGGCAACGGACACCTCCAACGTGCAGGTGGTGTTTCAGGTGGTGATGGACACCATCATGAAGGAGAACCTGGAGGCAGTTTCACTGCTCTGA